In Cyprinus carpio isolate SPL01 chromosome A1, ASM1834038v1, whole genome shotgun sequence, the following proteins share a genomic window:
- the LOC109080981 gene encoding microtubule-associated protein 9-like isoform X3, whose amino-acid sequence MDDEPFSTTLAYTKSPKASRRTTFQDELKTAVSARANMHSYPDDFDDDDDDDDDILNELLKMQKQKKGRFKAGKTKGIINDFKLSGDEEENVKPKKVSFMKTKRTSSPVNSEQLNFMKSGDDRHSSVRSQSNSSSLHSDSPFSSLSEKFLPESALLQNHERSKSVTQSRNQTESVVKKSLSDSPLPLNSENSQRESCPEPLPPEQDEDNQRIGEPRVPQPRERSVKPKLSTGCPAQDMSPRPKPRQRTVNMCDFGQLEEEPPAETPAYSRTATSSMSIALSSEKSQTSASDSVLHPDEDQAMSEKSEFCSPAEQMSEAPVTVDSAASEESKERNYSTSLEETHESLQGSLDHTSTTLSQKSADSITRMHQTLKLIDTEQRLLDIRPSSSRSSSSRKPKSSYKAESKYLGALKILDRRTEEIQRVPEAADSLRAAVYQEWLKKKEETLKITRSAKKQEEKLKEEKVQEEKLAKIADAKASFDAWKEKKSEVIRTKVKEKQEAIKQQQIEMNKKQENKETAKQQIFEKWKEEHDSILKDRIREKKQSERRQKLQQAKEKHERKKDSISAFAGWSDRKKDVIGEKVRAEHRKEKIKEVEEEYEKEEKEKMALEMYDKWLKRKEFQQKRERKEKKIQAILQEEPPPPWSPPNKTIPFGK is encoded by the exons ATGGATGATGAGCCTTTTTCTACAACGCTTGCTTACACGAAAAGCCCTAAAGCTTCCAGAAGAACAACTTTTCAG GATGAGCTAAAGACAGCTGTGTCTGCTAGAGCCAACATGCATAGTTACCCTGATgactttgatgatgatgatgacgatgatgatg ACATACTCAACGAACTCCTCAAGATGCAAAAACAGAAGAAGGGGAGGTTTAAAGCTGGAAAGACCAAAGGCATAATCAATGATTTCAAGCTTTCTGGTGATGAAGAGGAAAATGTCAAACCCAAAAAAGTGTCTTTCATGAAAACCAAAAGGACCAGCTCACCTGTGAACTCCGAACAGCTAAACTTCATGAAAAGTGGAGATGACCGGCACAGTTCTGTCCGTTCGCAAAGCAATTCTTCCAGTCTGCATTCGGATTCCCCTTTTTCCTCTCTATCTGAGAAGTTTCTACCAGAGTCCGCTTTGCTCCAGAATCACGAACGGTCCAAATCAGTCACGCAGTCGAGGAACCAGACAGAATCTGTGGTGAAGAAGAGCCTGTCAGATTCTCCACTGCCACTAAACTCTGAGAACAGCCAACGGGAATCCTGTCCAGAGCCACTGCCTCCAGAACAAGATGAGGACAACCAAAGGATTGGTGAACCACGCGTCCCTCAACCCAGGGAGAGAAGCGTTAAACCAAAACTCTCCACAG GTTGTCCTGCTCAAGACATGTCACCCAGACCCAAACCCAGACAGAGGACAGTAAATATGTGTGACTTCGGTCAGTTAGAAGAGGAACCCCCAGCAGAGACCCCTGCGTACAGCAGAACAGCCACGTCTTCTATGTCTATAGCCCTCTCTTCAGAGAAGAGTCAAACCTCTGCCAGTGATAGTGTTCTG CATCCAGATGAAGACCAGGCCATGTCAGAAAAGTCAGAGTTTTGTTCACCAGCAGAGCAGATGTCTGAGGCTCCAGTCACTGTAGACAGCG CTGCCTCAGAAGAGAGCAAAGAGAGAAATTATTCAACATCCCTTGAAGAAACACAT GAGAGTTTGCAGGGTTCCCTTGACCACACATCAACCACACTAAGCCAAAAATCAGCCGACAG TATAACTCGAATGCACCAAACATTGAAACTCATCGATACTGAGCAACGTCTTCTGGACATCAGACCTTCAAGCTCTCGGTCATCCAGTTCCAGAAAACCCAAGAGCTCTTATAAAGCAGAGTCGAAATACCTGGGAGCTCTGAAGATTCTGGATCGGAGGACCGAGGAGATCCAGCGGGTTCCAGAAGCAGCAGATTCACTGAGAGCTGCTGTGTACCAG gAATGgcttaaaaagaaagaagaaactttaaaaataacaagGAGTGCAAAAAAGCAGGAAGAGAAATTAAAAGAGGAGAAAGTGCAAGAA GAAAAGCTTGCTAAAATCGCAGATGCAAAGGCGTCTTTTGATGcatggaaagagaaaaaaagtgaagtCATTCGAACGAAAGTCAAAGAAAAACAGGAGGCAATAAagcaacaacaaatagaaatgaataaaaagcaaGAAAACAAGGAAACGGCAAAACag CAGATTTTTGAGAAGTGGAAAGAGGAGCATGACAGTATCCTTAAAGACAGGATAAGGGAAAAGAAACAGAGTGAGAGAAGACAGAAACTACAGCAGGCCAAAGAGAAACACGAGAGGAAGAAGGACTCCATTTCTGCTTTCGCTGGATG GAGTGACCGAAAGAAGGATGTTATCGGAGAGAAAGTCAGGGCAGAACACAGGAAGGAGAAGATAAAGGAAGTGGAGGAGGAATATGAaaaggaggaaaaagaaaaaatggcatTGGAGATGTATGACAAATGGCTG aaaagaaaagagtttcaacaaaagagagagagaaaagagaagaagatTCAGGCTATTCTTCAGGAGGAGCCTCCTCCACCCTGGAGCCCACCGAATAAAACAATCCCATTCGGAAAATGA
- the LOC109080981 gene encoding microtubule-associated protein 9-like isoform X8 — MDDEPFSTTLAYTKSPKASRRTTFQDELKTAVSARANMHSYPDDFDDDDDDDDADILNELLKMQKQKKGRFKAGKTKGIINDFKLSGDEEENVKPKKVSFMKTKRTSSPVNSEQLNFMKSGDDRHSSVRSQSNSSSLHSDSPFSSLSEKFLPESALLQNHERSKSVTQSRNQTESVVKKSLSDSPLPLNSENSQRESCPEPLPPEQDEDNQRIGEPRVPQPRERSVKPKLSTGCPAQDMSPRPKPRQRTVNMCDFGQLEEEPPAETPAYSRTATSSMSIALSSEKSQTSASDSVLHPDEDQAMSEKSEFCSPAEQMSEAPVTVDSAASEESKERNYSTSLEETHESLQGSLDHTSTTLSQKSADSITRMHQTLKLIDTEQRLLDIRPSSSRSSSSRKPKSSYKAESKYLGALKILDRRTEEIQRVPEAADSLRAAVYQEWLKKKEETLKITRSAKKQEEKLKEEKVQEEKLAKIADAKASFDAWKEKKSEVIRTKVKEKQEAIKQQQIEMNKKQENKETAKQQIFEKWKEEHDSILKDRIREKKQSERRQKLQQAKEKHERKKDSISAFAG; from the exons ATGGATGATGAGCCTTTTTCTACAACGCTTGCTTACACGAAAAGCCCTAAAGCTTCCAGAAGAACAACTTTTCAG GATGAGCTAAAGACAGCTGTGTCTGCTAGAGCCAACATGCATAGTTACCCTGATgactttgatgatgatgatgacgatgatgatg CAGACATACTCAACGAACTCCTCAAGATGCAAAAACAGAAGAAGGGGAGGTTTAAAGCTGGAAAGACCAAAGGCATAATCAATGATTTCAAGCTTTCTGGTGATGAAGAGGAAAATGTCAAACCCAAAAAAGTGTCTTTCATGAAAACCAAAAGGACCAGCTCACCTGTGAACTCCGAACAGCTAAACTTCATGAAAAGTGGAGATGACCGGCACAGTTCTGTCCGTTCGCAAAGCAATTCTTCCAGTCTGCATTCGGATTCCCCTTTTTCCTCTCTATCTGAGAAGTTTCTACCAGAGTCCGCTTTGCTCCAGAATCACGAACGGTCCAAATCAGTCACGCAGTCGAGGAACCAGACAGAATCTGTGGTGAAGAAGAGCCTGTCAGATTCTCCACTGCCACTAAACTCTGAGAACAGCCAACGGGAATCCTGTCCAGAGCCACTGCCTCCAGAACAAGATGAGGACAACCAAAGGATTGGTGAACCACGCGTCCCTCAACCCAGGGAGAGAAGCGTTAAACCAAAACTCTCCACAG GTTGTCCTGCTCAAGACATGTCACCCAGACCCAAACCCAGACAGAGGACAGTAAATATGTGTGACTTCGGTCAGTTAGAAGAGGAACCCCCAGCAGAGACCCCTGCGTACAGCAGAACAGCCACGTCTTCTATGTCTATAGCCCTCTCTTCAGAGAAGAGTCAAACCTCTGCCAGTGATAGTGTTCTG CATCCAGATGAAGACCAGGCCATGTCAGAAAAGTCAGAGTTTTGTTCACCAGCAGAGCAGATGTCTGAGGCTCCAGTCACTGTAGACAGCG CTGCCTCAGAAGAGAGCAAAGAGAGAAATTATTCAACATCCCTTGAAGAAACACAT GAGAGTTTGCAGGGTTCCCTTGACCACACATCAACCACACTAAGCCAAAAATCAGCCGACAG TATAACTCGAATGCACCAAACATTGAAACTCATCGATACTGAGCAACGTCTTCTGGACATCAGACCTTCAAGCTCTCGGTCATCCAGTTCCAGAAAACCCAAGAGCTCTTATAAAGCAGAGTCGAAATACCTGGGAGCTCTGAAGATTCTGGATCGGAGGACCGAGGAGATCCAGCGGGTTCCAGAAGCAGCAGATTCACTGAGAGCTGCTGTGTACCAG gAATGgcttaaaaagaaagaagaaactttaaaaataacaagGAGTGCAAAAAAGCAGGAAGAGAAATTAAAAGAGGAGAAAGTGCAAGAA GAAAAGCTTGCTAAAATCGCAGATGCAAAGGCGTCTTTTGATGcatggaaagagaaaaaaagtgaagtCATTCGAACGAAAGTCAAAGAAAAACAGGAGGCAATAAagcaacaacaaatagaaatgaataaaaagcaaGAAAACAAGGAAACGGCAAAACag CAGATTTTTGAGAAGTGGAAAGAGGAGCATGACAGTATCCTTAAAGACAGGATAAGGGAAAAGAAACAGAGTGAGAGAAGACAGAAACTACAGCAGGCCAAAGAGAAACACGAGAGGAAGAAGGACTCCATTTCTGCTTTCGCTGGATG a
- the LOC109080981 gene encoding microtubule-associated protein 9-like isoform X9: MDDEPFSTTLAYTKSPKASRRTTFQDELKTAVSARANMHSYPDDFDDDDDDDDDILNELLKMQKQKKGRFKAGKTKGIINDFKLSGDEEENVKPKKVSFMKTKRTSSPVNSEQLNFMKSGDDRHSSVRSQSNSSSLHSDSPFSSLSEKFLPESALLQNHERSKSVTQSRNQTESVVKKSLSDSPLPLNSENSQRESCPEPLPPEQDEDNQRIGEPRVPQPRERSVKPKLSTGCPAQDMSPRPKPRQRTVNMCDFGQLEEEPPAETPAYSRTATSSMSIALSSEKSQTSASDSVLHPDEDQAMSEKSEFCSPAEQMSEAPVTVDSAASEESKERNYSTSLEETHESLQGSLDHTSTTLSQKSADRPSSSRSSSSRKPKSSYKAESKYLGALKILDRRTEEIQRVPEAADSLRAAVYQEWLKKKEETLKITRSAKKQEEKLKEEKVQEEKLAKIADAKASFDAWKEKKSEVIRTKVKEKQEAIKQQQIEMNKKQENKETAKQIFEKWKEEHDSILKDRIREKKQSERRQKLQQAKEKHERKKDSISAFAGWSDRKKDVIGEKVRAEHRKEKIKEVEEEYEKEEKEKMALEMYDKWLKRKEFQQKRERKEKKIQAILQEEPPPPWSPPNKTIPFGK, from the exons ATGGATGATGAGCCTTTTTCTACAACGCTTGCTTACACGAAAAGCCCTAAAGCTTCCAGAAGAACAACTTTTCAG GATGAGCTAAAGACAGCTGTGTCTGCTAGAGCCAACATGCATAGTTACCCTGATgactttgatgatgatgatgacgatgatgatg ACATACTCAACGAACTCCTCAAGATGCAAAAACAGAAGAAGGGGAGGTTTAAAGCTGGAAAGACCAAAGGCATAATCAATGATTTCAAGCTTTCTGGTGATGAAGAGGAAAATGTCAAACCCAAAAAAGTGTCTTTCATGAAAACCAAAAGGACCAGCTCACCTGTGAACTCCGAACAGCTAAACTTCATGAAAAGTGGAGATGACCGGCACAGTTCTGTCCGTTCGCAAAGCAATTCTTCCAGTCTGCATTCGGATTCCCCTTTTTCCTCTCTATCTGAGAAGTTTCTACCAGAGTCCGCTTTGCTCCAGAATCACGAACGGTCCAAATCAGTCACGCAGTCGAGGAACCAGACAGAATCTGTGGTGAAGAAGAGCCTGTCAGATTCTCCACTGCCACTAAACTCTGAGAACAGCCAACGGGAATCCTGTCCAGAGCCACTGCCTCCAGAACAAGATGAGGACAACCAAAGGATTGGTGAACCACGCGTCCCTCAACCCAGGGAGAGAAGCGTTAAACCAAAACTCTCCACAG GTTGTCCTGCTCAAGACATGTCACCCAGACCCAAACCCAGACAGAGGACAGTAAATATGTGTGACTTCGGTCAGTTAGAAGAGGAACCCCCAGCAGAGACCCCTGCGTACAGCAGAACAGCCACGTCTTCTATGTCTATAGCCCTCTCTTCAGAGAAGAGTCAAACCTCTGCCAGTGATAGTGTTCTG CATCCAGATGAAGACCAGGCCATGTCAGAAAAGTCAGAGTTTTGTTCACCAGCAGAGCAGATGTCTGAGGCTCCAGTCACTGTAGACAGCG CTGCCTCAGAAGAGAGCAAAGAGAGAAATTATTCAACATCCCTTGAAGAAACACAT GAGAGTTTGCAGGGTTCCCTTGACCACACATCAACCACACTAAGCCAAAAATCAGCCGACAG ACCTTCAAGCTCTCGGTCATCCAGTTCCAGAAAACCCAAGAGCTCTTATAAAGCAGAGTCGAAATACCTGGGAGCTCTGAAGATTCTGGATCGGAGGACCGAGGAGATCCAGCGGGTTCCAGAAGCAGCAGATTCACTGAGAGCTGCTGTGTACCAG gAATGgcttaaaaagaaagaagaaactttaaaaataacaagGAGTGCAAAAAAGCAGGAAGAGAAATTAAAAGAGGAGAAAGTGCAAGAA GAAAAGCTTGCTAAAATCGCAGATGCAAAGGCGTCTTTTGATGcatggaaagagaaaaaaagtgaagtCATTCGAACGAAAGTCAAAGAAAAACAGGAGGCAATAAagcaacaacaaatagaaatgaataaaaagcaaGAAAACAAGGAAACGGCAAAACag ATTTTTGAGAAGTGGAAAGAGGAGCATGACAGTATCCTTAAAGACAGGATAAGGGAAAAGAAACAGAGTGAGAGAAGACAGAAACTACAGCAGGCCAAAGAGAAACACGAGAGGAAGAAGGACTCCATTTCTGCTTTCGCTGGATG GAGTGACCGAAAGAAGGATGTTATCGGAGAGAAAGTCAGGGCAGAACACAGGAAGGAGAAGATAAAGGAAGTGGAGGAGGAATATGAaaaggaggaaaaagaaaaaatggcatTGGAGATGTATGACAAATGGCTG aaaagaaaagagtttcaacaaaagagagagagaaaagagaagaagatTCAGGCTATTCTTCAGGAGGAGCCTCCTCCACCCTGGAGCCCACCGAATAAAACAATCCCATTCGGAAAATGA
- the LOC109080981 gene encoding microtubule-associated protein 9-like isoform X4, protein MDDEPFSTTLAYTKSPKASRRTTFQDELKTAVSARANMHSYPDDFDDDDDDDDADILNELLKMQKQKKGRFKAGKTKGIINDFKLSGDEEENVKPKKVSFMKTKRTSSPVNSEQLNFMKSGDDRHSSVRSQSNSSSLHSDSPFSSLSEKFLPESALLQNHERSKSVTQSRNQTESVVKKSLSDSPLPLNSENSQRESCPEPLPPEQDEDNQRIGEPRVPQPRERSVKPKLSTGCPAQDMSPRPKPRQRTVNMCDFGQLEEEPPAETPAYSRTATSSMSIALSSEKSQTSASDSVLHPDEDQAMSEKSEFCSPAEQMSEAPVTVDSAASEESKERNYSTSLEETHESLQGSLDHTSTTLSQKSADRPSSSRSSSSRKPKSSYKAESKYLGALKILDRRTEEIQRVPEAADSLRAAVYQEWLKKKEETLKITRSAKKQEEKLKEEKVQEEKLAKIADAKASFDAWKEKKSEVIRTKVKEKQEAIKQQQIEMNKKQENKETAKQQIFEKWKEEHDSILKDRIREKKQSERRQKLQQAKEKHERKKDSISAFAGWSDRKKDVIGEKVRAEHRKEKIKEVEEEYEKEEKEKMALEMYDKWLKRKEFQQKRERKEKKIQAILQEEPPPPWSPPNKTIPFGK, encoded by the exons ATGGATGATGAGCCTTTTTCTACAACGCTTGCTTACACGAAAAGCCCTAAAGCTTCCAGAAGAACAACTTTTCAG GATGAGCTAAAGACAGCTGTGTCTGCTAGAGCCAACATGCATAGTTACCCTGATgactttgatgatgatgatgacgatgatgatg CAGACATACTCAACGAACTCCTCAAGATGCAAAAACAGAAGAAGGGGAGGTTTAAAGCTGGAAAGACCAAAGGCATAATCAATGATTTCAAGCTTTCTGGTGATGAAGAGGAAAATGTCAAACCCAAAAAAGTGTCTTTCATGAAAACCAAAAGGACCAGCTCACCTGTGAACTCCGAACAGCTAAACTTCATGAAAAGTGGAGATGACCGGCACAGTTCTGTCCGTTCGCAAAGCAATTCTTCCAGTCTGCATTCGGATTCCCCTTTTTCCTCTCTATCTGAGAAGTTTCTACCAGAGTCCGCTTTGCTCCAGAATCACGAACGGTCCAAATCAGTCACGCAGTCGAGGAACCAGACAGAATCTGTGGTGAAGAAGAGCCTGTCAGATTCTCCACTGCCACTAAACTCTGAGAACAGCCAACGGGAATCCTGTCCAGAGCCACTGCCTCCAGAACAAGATGAGGACAACCAAAGGATTGGTGAACCACGCGTCCCTCAACCCAGGGAGAGAAGCGTTAAACCAAAACTCTCCACAG GTTGTCCTGCTCAAGACATGTCACCCAGACCCAAACCCAGACAGAGGACAGTAAATATGTGTGACTTCGGTCAGTTAGAAGAGGAACCCCCAGCAGAGACCCCTGCGTACAGCAGAACAGCCACGTCTTCTATGTCTATAGCCCTCTCTTCAGAGAAGAGTCAAACCTCTGCCAGTGATAGTGTTCTG CATCCAGATGAAGACCAGGCCATGTCAGAAAAGTCAGAGTTTTGTTCACCAGCAGAGCAGATGTCTGAGGCTCCAGTCACTGTAGACAGCG CTGCCTCAGAAGAGAGCAAAGAGAGAAATTATTCAACATCCCTTGAAGAAACACAT GAGAGTTTGCAGGGTTCCCTTGACCACACATCAACCACACTAAGCCAAAAATCAGCCGACAG ACCTTCAAGCTCTCGGTCATCCAGTTCCAGAAAACCCAAGAGCTCTTATAAAGCAGAGTCGAAATACCTGGGAGCTCTGAAGATTCTGGATCGGAGGACCGAGGAGATCCAGCGGGTTCCAGAAGCAGCAGATTCACTGAGAGCTGCTGTGTACCAG gAATGgcttaaaaagaaagaagaaactttaaaaataacaagGAGTGCAAAAAAGCAGGAAGAGAAATTAAAAGAGGAGAAAGTGCAAGAA GAAAAGCTTGCTAAAATCGCAGATGCAAAGGCGTCTTTTGATGcatggaaagagaaaaaaagtgaagtCATTCGAACGAAAGTCAAAGAAAAACAGGAGGCAATAAagcaacaacaaatagaaatgaataaaaagcaaGAAAACAAGGAAACGGCAAAACag CAGATTTTTGAGAAGTGGAAAGAGGAGCATGACAGTATCCTTAAAGACAGGATAAGGGAAAAGAAACAGAGTGAGAGAAGACAGAAACTACAGCAGGCCAAAGAGAAACACGAGAGGAAGAAGGACTCCATTTCTGCTTTCGCTGGATG GAGTGACCGAAAGAAGGATGTTATCGGAGAGAAAGTCAGGGCAGAACACAGGAAGGAGAAGATAAAGGAAGTGGAGGAGGAATATGAaaaggaggaaaaagaaaaaatggcatTGGAGATGTATGACAAATGGCTG aaaagaaaagagtttcaacaaaagagagagagaaaagagaagaagatTCAGGCTATTCTTCAGGAGGAGCCTCCTCCACCCTGGAGCCCACCGAATAAAACAATCCCATTCGGAAAATGA
- the LOC109080981 gene encoding microtubule-associated protein 9-like isoform X2: MDDEPFSTTLAYTKSPKASRRTTFQDELKTAVSARANMHSYPDDFDDDDDDDDADILNELLKMQKQKKGRFKAGKTKGIINDFKLSGDEEENVKPKKVSFMKTKRTSSPVNSEQLNFMKSGDDRHSSVRSQSNSSSLHSDSPFSSLSEKFLPESALLQNHERSKSVTQSRNQTESVVKKSLSDSPLPLNSENSQRESCPEPLPPEQDEDNQRIGEPRVPQPRERSVKPKLSTGCPAQDMSPRPKPRQRTVNMCDFGQLEEEPPAETPAYSRTATSSMSIALSSEKSQTSASDSVLHPDEDQAMSEKSEFCSPAEQMSEAPVTVDSAASEESKERNYSTSLEETHESLQGSLDHTSTTLSQKSADSITRMHQTLKLIDTEQRLLDIRPSSSRSSSSRKPKSSYKAESKYLGALKILDRRTEEIQRVPEAADSLRAAVYQEWLKKKEETLKITRSAKKQEEKLKEEKVQEEKLAKIADAKASFDAWKEKKSEVIRTKVKEKQEAIKQQQIEMNKKQENKETAKQIFEKWKEEHDSILKDRIREKKQSERRQKLQQAKEKHERKKDSISAFAGWSDRKKDVIGEKVRAEHRKEKIKEVEEEYEKEEKEKMALEMYDKWLKRKEFQQKRERKEKKIQAILQEEPPPPWSPPNKTIPFGK; encoded by the exons ATGGATGATGAGCCTTTTTCTACAACGCTTGCTTACACGAAAAGCCCTAAAGCTTCCAGAAGAACAACTTTTCAG GATGAGCTAAAGACAGCTGTGTCTGCTAGAGCCAACATGCATAGTTACCCTGATgactttgatgatgatgatgacgatgatgatg CAGACATACTCAACGAACTCCTCAAGATGCAAAAACAGAAGAAGGGGAGGTTTAAAGCTGGAAAGACCAAAGGCATAATCAATGATTTCAAGCTTTCTGGTGATGAAGAGGAAAATGTCAAACCCAAAAAAGTGTCTTTCATGAAAACCAAAAGGACCAGCTCACCTGTGAACTCCGAACAGCTAAACTTCATGAAAAGTGGAGATGACCGGCACAGTTCTGTCCGTTCGCAAAGCAATTCTTCCAGTCTGCATTCGGATTCCCCTTTTTCCTCTCTATCTGAGAAGTTTCTACCAGAGTCCGCTTTGCTCCAGAATCACGAACGGTCCAAATCAGTCACGCAGTCGAGGAACCAGACAGAATCTGTGGTGAAGAAGAGCCTGTCAGATTCTCCACTGCCACTAAACTCTGAGAACAGCCAACGGGAATCCTGTCCAGAGCCACTGCCTCCAGAACAAGATGAGGACAACCAAAGGATTGGTGAACCACGCGTCCCTCAACCCAGGGAGAGAAGCGTTAAACCAAAACTCTCCACAG GTTGTCCTGCTCAAGACATGTCACCCAGACCCAAACCCAGACAGAGGACAGTAAATATGTGTGACTTCGGTCAGTTAGAAGAGGAACCCCCAGCAGAGACCCCTGCGTACAGCAGAACAGCCACGTCTTCTATGTCTATAGCCCTCTCTTCAGAGAAGAGTCAAACCTCTGCCAGTGATAGTGTTCTG CATCCAGATGAAGACCAGGCCATGTCAGAAAAGTCAGAGTTTTGTTCACCAGCAGAGCAGATGTCTGAGGCTCCAGTCACTGTAGACAGCG CTGCCTCAGAAGAGAGCAAAGAGAGAAATTATTCAACATCCCTTGAAGAAACACAT GAGAGTTTGCAGGGTTCCCTTGACCACACATCAACCACACTAAGCCAAAAATCAGCCGACAG TATAACTCGAATGCACCAAACATTGAAACTCATCGATACTGAGCAACGTCTTCTGGACATCAGACCTTCAAGCTCTCGGTCATCCAGTTCCAGAAAACCCAAGAGCTCTTATAAAGCAGAGTCGAAATACCTGGGAGCTCTGAAGATTCTGGATCGGAGGACCGAGGAGATCCAGCGGGTTCCAGAAGCAGCAGATTCACTGAGAGCTGCTGTGTACCAG gAATGgcttaaaaagaaagaagaaactttaaaaataacaagGAGTGCAAAAAAGCAGGAAGAGAAATTAAAAGAGGAGAAAGTGCAAGAA GAAAAGCTTGCTAAAATCGCAGATGCAAAGGCGTCTTTTGATGcatggaaagagaaaaaaagtgaagtCATTCGAACGAAAGTCAAAGAAAAACAGGAGGCAATAAagcaacaacaaatagaaatgaataaaaagcaaGAAAACAAGGAAACGGCAAAACag ATTTTTGAGAAGTGGAAAGAGGAGCATGACAGTATCCTTAAAGACAGGATAAGGGAAAAGAAACAGAGTGAGAGAAGACAGAAACTACAGCAGGCCAAAGAGAAACACGAGAGGAAGAAGGACTCCATTTCTGCTTTCGCTGGATG GAGTGACCGAAAGAAGGATGTTATCGGAGAGAAAGTCAGGGCAGAACACAGGAAGGAGAAGATAAAGGAAGTGGAGGAGGAATATGAaaaggaggaaaaagaaaaaatggcatTGGAGATGTATGACAAATGGCTG aaaagaaaagagtttcaacaaaagagagagagaaaagagaagaagatTCAGGCTATTCTTCAGGAGGAGCCTCCTCCACCCTGGAGCCCACCGAATAAAACAATCCCATTCGGAAAATGA